From the Candidatus Methylomirabilota bacterium genome, one window contains:
- the hpnJ gene encoding hopanoid biosynthesis associated radical SAM protein HpnJ, which translates to MADYLRTLFLHPPSFQGFDGGAGSRYQARREVRSFWYPTWLAQPAALVPGSRLVDAPPAGLALEDVVPLARDYELAVLHTSTPSFAYDVRVAEALKLANPGLRIGLIGAHVAVQREAALAASRALDFVCGSEFDFTIQEVAQGRPLHSIPGLSYRVNGGLERTRERPPLENMDALPFVVDVYHRDLVVEQYLIGYLLHPYVSLYTGRGCRSKCTFCLWPQTVGGQRYRTRSVEHVVAEIARARRLFPQVNEYFFDDDTFTDDLPRAEAIARGLGRLGVTWSCNAKANVPSATLQVLKDNGLRLLLVGYESGSQAILNNIKKGIRVERARQFTEQAKALGIKVHGTFIMGLPGETRETIETTIRFAQEIDPDTLQVSLAAPYPGTALYRDALERGWLAAADLVDGRGVQTAVIGYPHLPRTEIFASVEQFYRRFYFRPRKIFAIASEMVRDPVVGRRRLKEGVEFLRFLSRRREAPAAT; encoded by the coding sequence ATGGCCGACTACCTCCGCACCCTCTTCCTGCACCCGCCGTCCTTCCAGGGCTTCGACGGCGGCGCCGGCTCCCGGTATCAGGCCCGCCGGGAAGTCCGTTCGTTCTGGTATCCGACCTGGCTCGCCCAGCCGGCCGCCCTGGTGCCCGGCAGTCGCCTCGTGGACGCGCCGCCCGCCGGGCTCGCGCTCGAGGACGTCGTGCCGCTGGCCCGCGACTACGAGCTGGCCGTGCTCCATACGAGCACGCCGTCCTTCGCCTACGACGTCAGGGTCGCCGAGGCGCTCAAGCTCGCCAACCCGGGGCTGCGGATCGGCCTGATCGGCGCCCACGTCGCCGTCCAGCGCGAGGCGGCGCTGGCCGCGTCGCGCGCGCTCGACTTCGTCTGCGGCAGCGAGTTCGACTTCACGATCCAGGAGGTGGCGCAGGGCCGGCCGCTCCACTCGATCCCCGGGCTGTCCTATCGCGTCAACGGCGGGCTCGAGCGGACGCGCGAGCGACCGCCGCTCGAGAACATGGACGCGCTGCCGTTCGTGGTCGACGTCTACCATCGCGATCTGGTGGTCGAGCAGTACCTCATCGGTTATCTGCTCCACCCCTACGTGTCGCTGTACACGGGGCGGGGCTGCCGGTCGAAGTGCACGTTCTGCCTGTGGCCCCAGACCGTCGGCGGCCAGCGCTACCGCACCCGTAGCGTCGAGCACGTCGTGGCCGAGATCGCGCGCGCCCGGCGCCTCTTCCCGCAGGTCAACGAATACTTCTTCGACGACGACACGTTCACCGACGACCTGCCCCGCGCCGAGGCGATCGCCCGCGGACTCGGCAGGCTCGGCGTCACCTGGTCGTGCAACGCCAAGGCCAACGTGCCCTCCGCGACGCTCCAGGTCCTGAAGGACAACGGGCTCCGGCTGCTGCTGGTGGGCTACGAGTCGGGCAGCCAGGCCATCCTCAACAACATCAAGAAGGGGATCCGCGTCGAGCGGGCCCGGCAGTTCACGGAGCAGGCCAAGGCGCTCGGCATCAAGGTCCACGGCACCTTCATCATGGGGCTCCCGGGGGAGACGCGGGAGACGATCGAGACGACCATCCGGTTCGCCCAGGAGATCGATCCCGACACGCTCCAGGTGTCGCTGGCCGCTCCGTACCCCGGGACGGCGCTCTACCGCGACGCTCTCGAGCGGGGCTGGCTGGCGGCGGCCGACCTCGTCGATGGCCGGGGCGTGCAGACGGCCGTCATCGGCTACCCGCACCTGCCGCGCACGGAGATCTTCGCCTCCGTCGAGCAGTTCTACCGGCGCTTTTACTTCCGCCCGCGGAAGATCTTCGCGATAGCCTC